One window of Magallana gigas chromosome 2, xbMagGiga1.1, whole genome shotgun sequence genomic DNA carries:
- the LOC105343652 gene encoding complement C1q-like protein 4 isoform X1, translated as MWPLLLNLIPLLATGYSDLRLNPILNASAVALGKENGVSENELNETHRICTKPDVVYQSAGPVNIYLNGGLVQQGGKESVINFTADNTKCSNCPQGPPGPKGDRGPQGSQGPRGDPGPRGGRDNGTHVTDMFVAFSVVMEARPFGPYSYYKIIQFDNVISNIGSGYNEDKGVFTARIPGYYQFTVHAHTVVNKQAEVRVMFNSERVVSVWADGTIGHREENTAQKAPMSPFMSAPTPKSTPKQVHEMGSSNSFIIKMSRGQKVYCLLPANQVLAGLGFSSFSGHLLRVTSD; from the exons ATGTGGCCTCTATTGCTCAATTTAATCCCTCTTCTGGCTACGGGTTACTCCGACCTTCGTTTGAATCCAATTTTGAATGCGAGTGCAGTTGCACTCGGTAAAGAAAACGGAGTGTCCGAAAATGAACTAAATGAAACACACAGGATATGTACAAAGCCGGACGTCGTGTATCAGTCCGCGGGTCCCGTCAATATCTATCTCAATGGTGGACTAGTACAGCAAG GCGGTAAAGAAAGTGTGATAAACTTCACAGCAGATAACACAAAATGCAGCAATTGTCCTCAAGGACCACCTGGACCAAAAGGCGACAGGGGACCTCAAGGTTCCCAGGGACCTAGAGGTGACCCCGGACCTCGCGGGGGCCGAGACAATGGGACTCACGTAACGGACATGTTTGTGGCTTTCTCTGTGGTTATGGAGGCGAGGCCTTTTGGTCCGTACAGTTATTATAAG ATCATACAGTTTGACAACGTGATCAGTAATATCGGATCTGGGTACAACGAGGACAAGGGAGTGTTCACGGCACGTATCCCCGGATATTACCAGTTTACCGTGCACGCTCACACAGTGGTCAACAAGCAGGCGGAGGTCAGGGTCATG TTTAACAGTGAGCGAGTGGTGTCCGTTTGGGCTGACGGAACGATAGGTCACCGGGAAGAAAACACCGCTCAGAAGGCACCCATGAGTCCGTTCATGTCCGCCCCTACACCCAAGTCCACCCCAAAGCAAGTGCACGAGATGGGATCCTCCAACAGCTTCATTATTAAAATGAGCAGGGGTCAAAAGGTCTACTGTCTCCTGCCAGCCAATCAGGTGTTGGCTGGGCTCGGGTTCTCGTCATTTTCCGGACATTTACTGAGAGTAACAAGTGATTAA
- the LOC105343652 gene encoding complement C1q-like protein 4 isoform X2, giving the protein MWPLLLNLIPLLATGYSDLRLNPILNASAVALGKENGVSENELNETHRICTKPDVVYQSAGPVNIYLNGGLVQQGGKESVINFTADNTKCSNCPQGPPGPKGDRGPQGSQGPRGDPGPRGGRDNGTHVTDMFVAFSVVMEARPFGPYSYYKIIQFDNVISNIGSGYNEDKGVFTARIPGYYQFTVHAHTVVNKQAEFNSERVVSVWADGTIGHREENTAQKAPMSPFMSAPTPKSTPKQVHEMGSSNSFIIKMSRGQKVYCLLPANQVLAGLGFSSFSGHLLRVTSD; this is encoded by the exons ATGTGGCCTCTATTGCTCAATTTAATCCCTCTTCTGGCTACGGGTTACTCCGACCTTCGTTTGAATCCAATTTTGAATGCGAGTGCAGTTGCACTCGGTAAAGAAAACGGAGTGTCCGAAAATGAACTAAATGAAACACACAGGATATGTACAAAGCCGGACGTCGTGTATCAGTCCGCGGGTCCCGTCAATATCTATCTCAATGGTGGACTAGTACAGCAAG GCGGTAAAGAAAGTGTGATAAACTTCACAGCAGATAACACAAAATGCAGCAATTGTCCTCAAGGACCACCTGGACCAAAAGGCGACAGGGGACCTCAAGGTTCCCAGGGACCTAGAGGTGACCCCGGACCTCGCGGGGGCCGAGACAATGGGACTCACGTAACGGACATGTTTGTGGCTTTCTCTGTGGTTATGGAGGCGAGGCCTTTTGGTCCGTACAGTTATTATAAG ATCATACAGTTTGACAACGTGATCAGTAATATCGGATCTGGGTACAACGAGGACAAGGGAGTGTTCACGGCACGTATCCCCGGATATTACCAGTTTACCGTGCACGCTCACACAGTGGTCAACAAGCAGGCGGAG TTTAACAGTGAGCGAGTGGTGTCCGTTTGGGCTGACGGAACGATAGGTCACCGGGAAGAAAACACCGCTCAGAAGGCACCCATGAGTCCGTTCATGTCCGCCCCTACACCCAAGTCCACCCCAAAGCAAGTGCACGAGATGGGATCCTCCAACAGCTTCATTATTAAAATGAGCAGGGGTCAAAAGGTCTACTGTCTCCTGCCAGCCAATCAGGTGTTGGCTGGGCTCGGGTTCTCGTCATTTTCCGGACATTTACTGAGAGTAACAAGTGATTAA
- the LOC105343646 gene encoding nucleoporin p54 isoform X1 — MAFSLGVGTTPFGATGTTSTPSFGFGTSTPSTGFGFGTQPTTTTSLGFSFGGFGTQAKTTAATGFSFGAPAATTASGFSFGGAPASSASTGFSFGGAPASTATTGFSFGGANTGTSAFAGGSAFPSFGTGLGGTSTSTSAFGFGGAQQTNPLQAQQPQQATSNLENIASAVTLPQIYGDERDAIIAKWNQLQAAWGTGKGIYNPRGSVEFTPDNPYCRFKAVGYNRLPKTKNEDGLVSLFIKKPEAEVRANQQQIVDTLFVIFGSKPQLSVCVEGIKKLPDNLTEFVIYILERPASGPARRIPSNETTNFLNGQLIQLKSKLVVENIVPKMGFTEQALKEYLDTPQEGIHPFLWEQAKLDNPDADSLVPVPMIGFKALHQRLKHQEQQTQAHQQRLDLIAEDLESLQQKQVNMLAKLEEYKRKHIQLSHRLLQVVVKQEISRKMGYSIQAEEEQLRVQLEKIQLELNHPTQFKGRLNELMSQIRMQNHLAGTRADVSYQMDPSLQQEIKHLLKQQQEGLKHLVNIIKEDAQDIQLMEQNLEASPFSQR; from the exons ATGGCATTTAGTCTTGGAGTTGGAACAACACCGTTCGGTGCTACTGGTACCACATCAACGCCCTCCTTTGGATTCGGGACCTCCACACCATCTACAG gATTTGGGTTTGGAACACAGCCCACTACAACAACCTCTTTGGGATTTTCATTTG gtGGTTTTGGTACCCAAGCAAAAACAACAGCAGCCACAGGTTTTTCATTTGGAGCACCTGCTGCCACTACAGCATCAGGATTTTCCTTTGGTGGTGCCCCAGCCTCCAGTGCCTCTACAGGGTTCTCATTTGGTGGAGCACCTGCTTCAACTGCTACAACAGGATTCTCATTTGGAGGTGCAAATACTGGCACATCAGCATTTGCAGGAGGTTCAGCTTTTCCA AGTTTTGGAACAGGCCTTGGAGGAACAAGCACTTCCACGTCTGCATTTGGTTTTGGTGGGG cCCAACAGACAAATCCCCTTCAAGCCCAGCAGCCACAGCAGGCTACATCCAACTTGGAGAACATTGCATCGGCTGTGACTCTGCCACAGATATATGGAGATGAAAGGGATGCCATAATAGCCAAATGGAATCAGCTACAGGCTGCATGGGGCACAGGGAAAGGAATATACAATCCACGAGGAAGTGTTGAATTCACTCCAGATAATCCCTACTGTAGATTCAAA GCTGTGGGGTATAATCGCCTGCCAAAGACAAAGAATGAAGATGGGTTGGTTTCTCTGTTCATAAAGAAACCTGAAGCAGAGGTGAGAGCTAACCAACAGCAGATTGTGGACACGCTCTTTGTGATTTTTGGAAGCAAGCCTCAACTCTCTGTGTGTGTGGAAGGCATTAAGAAGCTCCCAGATAACCT GACAGAATTTGTGATTTACATCCTTGAAAGACCTGCTTCAGGACCTGCAAGAAGAATTCCTTCAAACGAGACCACTAACTTCCTTAATGGACAACTGATTCAGCTGAAGAGTAAGCTGGTGGTGGAGAACATTGTCCCCAAGATGGGCTTTACGGAGCAGGCACTAAAAGAGTACCTGGACACCCCACAAGAAG GTATTCATCCCTTTTTGTGGGAACAAGCCAAGTTAGACAACCCTGATGCAGACAGCTTGGTCCCTGTTCCAATGATTGGGTTTAAGGCCCTGCACCAGCGACTGAAGCATCAAGAGCAGCAGACCCAGGCTCATCAGCAACGCCTCGAT TTGATTGCTGAGGATTTGGAGTCACTTCAACAGAAGCAGGTGAACATGTTGGCAAAGTTAGAGGAGTACAAAAGGAAGCACATACAGCTCAGCCACAGACTCTTACAG GTTGTTGTGAAACAAGAGATTTCTAGAAAAATGGGATATTCCATTCAAGCAGAAGAAGAACAACTTCGAGTGCAGTTGGAAAAAATTCAACTCGAACTCAACCACCCAACACAGTTTAAG GGGCGGTTAAATGAGCTGATGTCCCAGATCCGCATGCAGAATCATTTGGCGGGAACGAGAGCAGACGTCAGCTACCAGATGGATCCAAGCCTGCAGCAGGAAATCAAACAT CTCTTGAAACAACAACAAGAAGGACTTAAGCATTTAGTGAATATCATTAAAGAAGATGCACAGGACATCCAGTTAATGGAACAGAACCTTGAGGCCTCCCCATTCAGTCAGCGGTGA
- the LOC105343646 gene encoding nucleoporin p54 isoform X2 translates to MAFSLGVGTTPFGATGTTSTPSFGFGTSTPSTGGFGTQAKTTAATGFSFGAPAATTASGFSFGGAPASSASTGFSFGGAPASTATTGFSFGGANTGTSAFAGGSAFPSFGTGLGGTSTSTSAFGFGGAQQTNPLQAQQPQQATSNLENIASAVTLPQIYGDERDAIIAKWNQLQAAWGTGKGIYNPRGSVEFTPDNPYCRFKAVGYNRLPKTKNEDGLVSLFIKKPEAEVRANQQQIVDTLFVIFGSKPQLSVCVEGIKKLPDNLTEFVIYILERPASGPARRIPSNETTNFLNGQLIQLKSKLVVENIVPKMGFTEQALKEYLDTPQEGIHPFLWEQAKLDNPDADSLVPVPMIGFKALHQRLKHQEQQTQAHQQRLDLIAEDLESLQQKQVNMLAKLEEYKRKHIQLSHRLLQVVVKQEISRKMGYSIQAEEEQLRVQLEKIQLELNHPTQFKGRLNELMSQIRMQNHLAGTRADVSYQMDPSLQQEIKHLLKQQQEGLKHLVNIIKEDAQDIQLMEQNLEASPFSQR, encoded by the exons ATGGCATTTAGTCTTGGAGTTGGAACAACACCGTTCGGTGCTACTGGTACCACATCAACGCCCTCCTTTGGATTCGGGACCTCCACACCATCTACAG gtGGTTTTGGTACCCAAGCAAAAACAACAGCAGCCACAGGTTTTTCATTTGGAGCACCTGCTGCCACTACAGCATCAGGATTTTCCTTTGGTGGTGCCCCAGCCTCCAGTGCCTCTACAGGGTTCTCATTTGGTGGAGCACCTGCTTCAACTGCTACAACAGGATTCTCATTTGGAGGTGCAAATACTGGCACATCAGCATTTGCAGGAGGTTCAGCTTTTCCA AGTTTTGGAACAGGCCTTGGAGGAACAAGCACTTCCACGTCTGCATTTGGTTTTGGTGGGG cCCAACAGACAAATCCCCTTCAAGCCCAGCAGCCACAGCAGGCTACATCCAACTTGGAGAACATTGCATCGGCTGTGACTCTGCCACAGATATATGGAGATGAAAGGGATGCCATAATAGCCAAATGGAATCAGCTACAGGCTGCATGGGGCACAGGGAAAGGAATATACAATCCACGAGGAAGTGTTGAATTCACTCCAGATAATCCCTACTGTAGATTCAAA GCTGTGGGGTATAATCGCCTGCCAAAGACAAAGAATGAAGATGGGTTGGTTTCTCTGTTCATAAAGAAACCTGAAGCAGAGGTGAGAGCTAACCAACAGCAGATTGTGGACACGCTCTTTGTGATTTTTGGAAGCAAGCCTCAACTCTCTGTGTGTGTGGAAGGCATTAAGAAGCTCCCAGATAACCT GACAGAATTTGTGATTTACATCCTTGAAAGACCTGCTTCAGGACCTGCAAGAAGAATTCCTTCAAACGAGACCACTAACTTCCTTAATGGACAACTGATTCAGCTGAAGAGTAAGCTGGTGGTGGAGAACATTGTCCCCAAGATGGGCTTTACGGAGCAGGCACTAAAAGAGTACCTGGACACCCCACAAGAAG GTATTCATCCCTTTTTGTGGGAACAAGCCAAGTTAGACAACCCTGATGCAGACAGCTTGGTCCCTGTTCCAATGATTGGGTTTAAGGCCCTGCACCAGCGACTGAAGCATCAAGAGCAGCAGACCCAGGCTCATCAGCAACGCCTCGAT TTGATTGCTGAGGATTTGGAGTCACTTCAACAGAAGCAGGTGAACATGTTGGCAAAGTTAGAGGAGTACAAAAGGAAGCACATACAGCTCAGCCACAGACTCTTACAG GTTGTTGTGAAACAAGAGATTTCTAGAAAAATGGGATATTCCATTCAAGCAGAAGAAGAACAACTTCGAGTGCAGTTGGAAAAAATTCAACTCGAACTCAACCACCCAACACAGTTTAAG GGGCGGTTAAATGAGCTGATGTCCCAGATCCGCATGCAGAATCATTTGGCGGGAACGAGAGCAGACGTCAGCTACCAGATGGATCCAAGCCTGCAGCAGGAAATCAAACAT CTCTTGAAACAACAACAAGAAGGACTTAAGCATTTAGTGAATATCATTAAAGAAGATGCACAGGACATCCAGTTAATGGAACAGAACCTTGAGGCCTCCCCATTCAGTCAGCGGTGA
- the LOC105343645 gene encoding glyoxylate reductase/hydroxypyruvate reductase: MSKPFVFVSRVPPPRGMELIEEFCTVKAMRDDRFITRQEMLEGVVGVEGILCHPPDKVDKEVLDIAGKSLKSVSTMSVGLEHIDLTECKARGISVGYTPGVLTDATAETTVSLLLATSRRLKEAFSAVVDGGWGTWENGLYLCGKTLLESTVGIVGLGRIGLAVAKRLQPFGVQKFLYSGNTKKEWASEINAEFVSFERLLGESDFVIACCSMNKDNMGLFNKSAFSKMKNNAIFINTSRGVLVNQEDLYDALKSGTILAAGLDVTSPEPLPREHPLHTLKNCVITPHIGSATVYARNAMAELAAKNLIAGLKGKRLPSPVPQ, from the exons ATGTCAAAGCCGTTCGTTTTCGTTTCACGTGTTCCCCCTCCCCGGGGTATGGAGCTGATCGAGGAATTCTGCACGGTGAAAGCGATGAGGGACGATCGATTTATAACCAGACAGGAAATGTTGGAGGGTGTGGTCGGTGTGGAGGGAATACTGTGCCACCCCCCAGATAAAGTCGACAAAGAGGTGCTGGACATCGCTG GAAAATCGTTGAAAAGTGTGAGTACCATGTCCGTCGGTTTGGAGCATATAGATTTAACTGAGTGCAAAGCCCGAGGCATAAGTGTCGGTTACACACCCGGGGTACTGACGGATGCTACAGCGGAGACCACCGTCTCCCTACTACTGGCCACTTCACGCCGACTGAAAGAAG CATTTTCTGCTGTTGTTGATGGCGGTTGGGGAACTTGGGAAAATGGACTGTATTTGTGCGGGAAAACATTGTTAGAATCAACCGTAGGAATAGTGGGATTAGGCAGAATAGGATTGGCTGTTGCTAAGCGACTGCAGCCGTTTGGAGTCCAAAAATTTCTGTATAGCGGAAATACCAAAAAAGAATGGGCTTCGGAAATTAATGCTGAGTTTGTGAGCTTTGAACGTCTGCTAGGAGAATCAGACTTTGTAATAGCTTGTTGTTCTATGAACAAGGATAACATGggtttatttaataaaagtgCATTCAGTAAAATGAAGAACAACGCTATTTTCATCAACACGAGCCGTGGTGTCCTGGTTAATCAAGAGGATTTATATGATGCATTGAAGTCGGGGACTATTTTGGCTGCAGGATTAGACGTGACCAGCCCGGAACCCCTTCCGCGCGAACATCCTCTACACACCTTGAAGAACTGCGTGATTACCCCTCATATTGGAAGCGCCACGGTGTATGCACGTAACGCGATGGCGGAGCTAGCCGCTAAAAATCTGATCGCAGGCCTGAAAGGAAAAAGGCTGCCATCGCCAGTACCACAATGA
- the LOC105343651 gene encoding adiponectin, producing the protein MLPGVLAKDCKKMSMFLALLFYVYLPISSSKLTTVLKDKNLTSLEERLANLEQTIERRLNATERMLGQLLTGKDNDNLEDIDVLALRSGILSAKSAPILFSAYKWSSESSISTRAIIRFGGTYINIGDHYHTEDGIFIAPVTGVYMFHWTIATSKSSFSTQLMVAGSVQASNLVPYPGGADSSSAMVIISVNKEDHVWIQIYGSSEHVYGSSTEIGNNYQSTFSGILLQAS; encoded by the exons ATGTTACCCGGGGTCCTGGCCAAGGATTGTAAAAAGATGTCAATGTTCTTGGCCCTTCTCTTCTACGTATACCTCCCTATTTCTTCATCTAAATTAACGACCGTCCTAAAGGATAAGAATCTAACCAGTCTAGAAGAACGCTTGGCAAATCTGGAGCAGACGATAGAACGTCGTTTGAACGCAACAGAGCGCATGCTAGGACAACTGCTGACCGGAAAAGACAACGATAACTTAGAAGACATTGATGTCTTGGCTCTTAGATCTG GTATATTAAGTGCAAAGTCTGCCCCAATTCTGTTTTCTGCGTATAAATGGTCCAGCGAAAGTAGCATCAGCACAAGagcaattatcagatttggCGGAACCTACATCAACATTGGTGATCACTACCACACAGAGGATGGTATCTTCATTGCTCCCGTCACAGGGGTCTATATGTTCCACTGGACCATTGCAACCTCTAAGTCTTCGTTCTCCACTCAGCTGATGGTGGCAGGATCCGTGCAGGCTTCGAACCTAGTTCCTTACCCTGGCGGAGCAGACTCCAGCTCAGCAATGGTCATTATAAGCGTCAACAAAGAAGATCACGTCTGGATCCAGATCTATGGGTCCTCGGAGCATGTCTACGGCAGTTCAACTGAAATTGGGAATAATTATCAATCGACCTTTTCTGGTATCCTTCTGCAAGCATCTTAG
- the LOC105343641 gene encoding adiponectin-like, producing the protein MECMKMLLLILLLFWPCLYAAKLTTQANVDDLTNFEERLTIMEQEVYRRLNTTERVLGQYLTGRNNTNLAGLDVHTLRAGILDAQLKPVIFSAYKQSSESGISTKVTIRFEGTYINLGNHYHTENGIFIAPVSGVYMFHWTIVSGSSDFTTQLMVDGTSRASAYVPYPGGIDSSSAMAIIEVNKDDHVWIQIYGSSEYVYGGSNSFGNYQSTFSGILLQTS; encoded by the exons ATGGAATGCATGAAGATGCTTCTGTTGATACTGCTCCTCTTTTGGCCATGTCTTTATGCGGCCAAGTTGACAACACAGGCCAATGTAGACGATTTAACCAATTTTGAAGAGCGTTTGACCATCATGGAACAGGAGGTGTATCGGCGACTTAACACGACGGAGCGCGTGCTGGGACAGTATCTGACAGGACGAAATAACACAAATCTTGCTGGTTTAGATGTTCACACTCTAAGGGCTG GCATACTAGACGCACAGCTGAAACCAGTAATATTTTCTGCATATAAGCAATCAAGTGAAAGTGGAATTAGTACAAAGGTAACAATTAGGTTCGAAGGAACCTACATCAACCTTGGAAATCACTACCACACAGAAAATGGTATCTTCATTGCTCCCGTCTCAGGGGTCTATATGTTCCACTGGACCATCGTAAGCGGAAGTTCAGATTTCACTACCCAGCTTATGGTTGACGGAACCTCCAGAGCGTCAGCGTACGTTCCTTACCCAGGTGGAATAGATTCTAGTTCAGCCATGGCGATTATTGAAGTTAACAAGGATGACCATGTCTGGATACAGATCTATGGGTCTTCGGAGTATGTCTATGGCGGGTCGAATAGTTTTGGTAATTACCAATCGACCTTTTCTGGAATCCTTCTGCAAACATCTTAG